One part of the Neodiprion virginianus isolate iyNeoVirg1 chromosome 3, iyNeoVirg1.1, whole genome shotgun sequence genome encodes these proteins:
- the LOC124301066 gene encoding uncharacterized protein LOC124301066 — protein sequence MNSAIVHLEQSVREADGKLDMITWQIDAFEKEFQDPDNEISVLRLLRSVTQVKEEYQTLRRDILEVQQLQKQLSDSLKTQLSQVQGHFNILRNKIVGQKPTPQLK from the exons ATGAATTCCGCAATTGTACATCTGGAGCAGAGC GTACGCGAAGCCGATGGCAAGCTGGACATGATCACCTGGCAAATCGACGcgtttgaaaaagaatttcaggACCCGGACAACGAG ATATCTGTGCTCAGACTCTTGCGTTCAGTAACCCAAGTGAAAGAAGAATATCAAACGTTACGCCGTGACATCCTCGAGGTTCAACAACTCCAGAAGCAACTTTCCGACTCTCTAAAAACTCAGCTTTCTCAGGTTCAAGGCCATTTCAACATTCTACGCAATAAAATAGTTGGACAAAAACCAACTCCGCAGCTAAAGTAg